From Panicum hallii strain FIL2 chromosome 2, PHallii_v3.1, whole genome shotgun sequence, a single genomic window includes:
- the LOC112883453 gene encoding protein NEDD1, whose amino-acid sequence MGFVDPAAPLLATCGGDTVKLFDVTVESGDPCVLAYTPAPGNPVNAVKWNHTNLIVASAGDDKKISLWHKKGQNVGQLPTSTVDRGDDIEECIYSISFSNKGSRYLCSGGSGHIVRIWDLQRKRCIKWLSGHTDTITGVMYNCKDEHLASISMKGDLILHNLASGARAAELSDPNGQVLRVLDYSRNSRHLLVTAGDDGSVHLWDTTAKSPKVSWLKQHSAPTSGVCISPSSDKIIATVGLDKKLYTLDSSSRRPTHTIPHEAPFSSLAYNDDGTILAAGTNSGRVIFYDVRGKPQPLTILRAYNSSEAVTGLCWQRSKPVIVNENSSSEVALLGGTSEESVLMPDPLPSATPTSFSSGVVTVGLRSSLTPNTSGFLSTSNSSTMEETPYRARPLSGGPLSKLQAPRSNYNLKDDMDVFSPLVDVQPFTPSSGSWWDEHGNDDTKKDDKPGEKKLSTTRKFSYMEGNDEPHAISDWRSTANSRQDFSSVTTTSMPSWKSELSISSPETATGNALPDRLTQRQQISRFGASAFSTGGLAFTALQDSSSTGHSLKGSLTSNILMNLQNKGILSNSHSSLDASSPNLQSSLLSSYGSKAVSSVNPDQTGEAQSSSMWRPTTYTDKMSSSSVFSDGLASAFGSPKSKKTGAETKDELLSSLLSRQEAATASSSPSPLASNGVGPPQLSNTSSSTDQQGASSFSLQYVQRMLEESLGSVQKSIHEDVRNLHIELLRQFHMQEMEMSGVLNLVLEKVEGLTKEVQQLRRENQQLRQQLL is encoded by the exons ATGGGGTTCGTGGATCCGGCGGCGCCGCTGCTGGCGACGTGCGGCGGCGACACGGTGAAGCTCTTCGACGTCACGGTGGAGTCCGGCGACCCCTGCGTCCTCGCATACACCCCCGCGCCCGGCAACCCCGTCAACGCCGTCAAGTGGAACCACACCA ATCTAATTGTAGCAAGCGCCGGGGATGATAAGAAGATCTCATTGTGGCATAAAAAAGGTCAAAATGTAGGACAGCTACCAACATCCACTGTTGATCGTGGTGATGACATAGAG GAATGCATTTATTCTATCAGTTTTAGCAACAAAGGTTCTCGATATCTTTGCTCTGGTGGGAGTGGCCATATTGTCAGAATATGGGATTTGCAGCGGAAGAGATGCATCAAATGGCTAAGCGGTCACACTGACACAATTACTGGTGTAATGTATAACTGCAAAGATGAACATTTGGCATCAATCAGCATGAAGGGGGATCTCATTCTTCACAATCTTGCTTCTGGAGCACGTGCTGCTGAACTTAGTGATCCAAATGGACAG GTTTTGAGAGTGCTTGATTATTCACGAAACAGTAGACATTTATTGGTGACAGCAGGAGATGATGGTTCTGTGCATCTTTGGGATACAACTGCAAAGTCTCCGAAG GTGTCATGGCTGAAGCAACATTCTGCACCCACAAGTGGTGTTTGTATCTCGCCATCAAGTGACAAG ATAATTGCTACGGTTGGCCTGGACAAGAAGTTGTACACATTAGATTCATCGTCAAGAAGACCAACACACACCATTCCTCATGAGGCCCCATTCTCCTCATTGGCATATAATGATGATGGTACTATATTAGCTGCAGGCACAAATAGTGGACGTGTGATATTCTATGACGTCCGGGGAAAACCTCAGCCATTGACCATTCTTCGTGCCTACAATAGCTCTGAG GCTGTGACAGGTTTATGTTGGCAACGGTCGAAACCTGTCATTGTTAATGAGAACAGTTCTTCTGAAGTTGCTCTTCTTGGGGGAACTAGTGAAGAGTCTGTTCTTATGCCAGATCCCTTGCCTTCAGCAACACCTACAAGTTTTTCTTCTGGAGTGGTCACTGTAGGTCTTCGCTCTTCTTTGACACCAAACACAAGTGGCTTTCTTTCAACCTCAAACTCTTCTACCATGGAGGAAACTCCATATAGAGCACGTCCGTTATCTGGAGGACCATTATCAAAGCTACAGGCTCCTCGTAGTAACTATAATCTAAAGGATGATATGGATGTCTTTTCTCCACTTGTTGATGTCCAGCCTTTCACACCATCTAGTGGCAGCTGGTGGGATGAGCATGGAAATGATGATACCAAAAAAGATGATAAACCAGGAGAAAAGAAATTGTCAACAACTAGGAAGTTTTCGTATATGGAAGGGAATGATGAGCCTCATGCAATCTCAGATTGGAGGTCTACTGCAAATTCAAGACAG GACTTCTCATCTGTGACTACTACATCCATGCCATCATGGAAAAGTGAACTGTCTATATCTTCGCCAGAGACAGCAACTGGAAATGCATTACCAGATAGGCTAACTCAACGTCAACAGATCTCACGCTTTGGGGCTTCAGCCTTTTCAACAGGTGGCTTGGCTTTTACAGCCTTACAAGATTCATCTTCCACCGGTCACTCGCTGAAGGGTTCTCTAACAAGTAACATTTTAATGAACCTACAAAACAAGGgcatcttgagcaactcacacTCTTCCCTGGACGCATCGTCTCCCAACCTTCAGAGTTCACTTCTCTCATCCTATGGTTCGAAGGCTGTTTCATCTGTGAATCCTGATCAAACAGGAGAGGCACAATCCAGTTCTATGTGGAGGCCAACAACATATACTGATAAAATGAGCTCATCTTCTGTTTTTAGTGATGGGTTAGCTTCAGCGTTTGGCTCACCGAAATCAAAGAAGACGGGAGCTGAAACAAAAGATGAGTTGCTCAGTAGTCTTTTGTCAAGACAAGAGGCTGCAACTGCCTCTTCATCTCCAAGCCCTCTAGCAAGCAAT GGGGTAGGGCCGCCACAATTGTCAAACACAAGTTCTTCAACTGATCAGCAGGGAGCTTCTTCCTTCTCACTTCAGTATGTGCAGCGCATGCTTGAAGAATCTCTTGGGTCTGTTCAGAAGTCCATCCATGAGGATGTGAGAAATCTCCACATTGAACTTTTAAGACAGTTTCACATGCAGGAG ATGGAAATGTCTGGCGTGCTGAATTTGGTCCTGGAGAAGGTGGAAGGCCTGACAAAGGAAGTGCAGCAACTAAGAAGGGAGAACCAACAGCTCCGGCAGCAGCTTCTCTAA
- the LOC112880929 gene encoding nuclear polyadenylated RNA-binding protein 3-like: protein MVIDPRGTLRQGLAGEATADVQPAKENDDAGDDNDSSGDEDEEEEEIEKENGHPSADGDEKDNELENSADSTEKTLCRLSWSTHYRKTANFRRPE from the exons ATGGTGATCGATCCCCGGGGCACGCTCAGGCAGGGGCTCGCTGGTGAGGCCACGGCCGATGTTCAACCGGCGAAG GAGAATGATGATGCTGGGGACGACAATGACTCTTCGGGTGATGAGGATGAAGAAGAG GAAGAAATTGAGAAAGAGAATGGACACCCAAGTGCCGATGGTGACGAAAAGGACAACGAACTAGAGAACAGTGCCGACTCTACTGAAAAG ACCTTGTGCCGCTTATCCTGGTCCACCCACTACAGGAAAAcggctaacttccgacggccagaATAA